CCGGCATACCGGAAGGGTCAGGGATAGGGCACGGGGTCAGGTTAGCCGTTCCCTTCCGGCAACTTCCGGCCCTCGAAGGCGTATAATCCCGAAACACAGCCCACAGGCAGACGGGGGGAGAAATGCCAGATACCATACGGGTCGCCGGCGTGCAGATGGACCTGAAACTCGCCGCGACCGAGCAGAATCTCACCAGGGTCTTCGACGCCATGCAGACGGCCTCCCGCGCGGGAGCGGACCTGGCCGTGTTTCCCGAGTGCGCGCTGACCGGGTACTGTTTCTACGACCTGGAGGAAGCCCGGGCGTACGCCCAGCCCGTTCCCGGGCCTTACACCGAGCGCCTGGAACGGCATTGCCGGGATCTCGACCTCCACGTCATCATCGGCCTGCTGGAGGCGGATGGGTCAAGCATATACAATTCAGCGGCCTTCATCGCGCCTAACGGGCTGATCGGCCACTACCGCAAGATCCATCTGCCCTATCTCGGGATCGACCGTTTCCTGTCCCCCGGCGACCGCCCTTTTCGCGTGTATGATTCGGATGTGGGCCAGATCGGGCTCAATATCTGTTACGACGCGGCGTTTCCGGAGAGCGCCCGCGTGATGATGCTCCATGACGCGGAATTGATCGCCCTGCCCACGAACTGGCCGGTCGGCGCGGACTGCAACACCGAGTTCGTGGTCAACACGCGCGCCTTCGAGAACCGCGTCAATTACATCGCCGTGAACCGGGTCGGGCGGGAGCGCGGGACCAATTTCATCGGACAGAGCAAGATCGTCGATTTCACCGGGCGCACGCTGGCCGAAGGAGACCGGTCACGCGAGGAGATCATCTTCGCCGACCTGGACCTTGCCGGCGCTCGCGAGAAGCACATCGTGAACGTGGCCAAGGCCTATGAACTCGACCGCCTGGAAGACCGCCGGGTGGAGTTCTACGGACCCATCGTCGAGGGAGAAAAACCTTGACAGAACGGCCCCCCGGAACTTAGGTTGTCCGGGGTACAGGGCCTGGAGAATACGAGGCCGCCGTACATGAGGAGGGCAGGTGCTGCCTTGCTGGGTTGTTCGGGCCGGCTCGATGGAATACGGCGTGGCGCTGTCTCTTCAGCGGAGTCTGCTCGCGGCGCGTCGTTCCGGCCTGATAGACAACGTGCTCCTGTTGCTCGAACACCCTCCCACGTACACGATCGGTCGTCGGCTGAGAGCCAGCGAACACCTGCTCTACGGGGAAGAAACGCTCCAGACCCGTGGCATTCGGGTCTACGAAACGGACCGGGGCGGAGACATCACCTGCCATGGCCCCGGCCAGCTGGTGGGGTACACGATCTTCGATATCGCGGC
This genomic interval from Gemmatimonadota bacterium contains the following:
- a CDS encoding carbon-nitrogen hydrolase family protein, whose translation is MRVAGVQMDLKLAATEQNLTRVFDAMQTASRAGADLAVFPECALTGYCFYDLEEARAYAQPVPGPYTERLERHCRDLDLHVIIGLLEADGSSIYNSAAFIAPNGLIGHYRKIHLPYLGIDRFLSPGDRPFRVYDSDVGQIGLNICYDAAFPESARVMMLHDAELIALPTNWPVGADCNTEFVVNTRAFENRVNYIAVNRVGRERGTNFIGQSKIVDFTGRTLAEGDRSREEIIFADLDLAGAREKHIVNVAKAYELDRLEDRRVEFYGPIVEGEKP